The sequence TGCACaacagacacggtaaacatgaccccactcttccggctctggaagccatCTTACTAGTCACAaattgttcaaacttgacacttcAAATAGATGTAGCATCAGCATTTGCTGCTATAAAAAGCcatataccatttttttttattacatctcGTAAGTACAATTCAGAGTGCTTCCTACTACCACTTATGTGCATACTGTAAACTTGTTTAAAACctttgttaaaaattatacaaacaaaactTCAACTACAGTTTGTATTAAAATttctggttttaaaatttttatgacaatAAGACACGATTTTTTCCCAGTCTGACGCAGAAACGCCTATATCAATTAGCGCTACAGAAGCAACAGTATTTTTAACCAATGAAAAGTAGTACAGGTTTGCAGCCTACATGACGAATATGGCTAACAtgacagtattttaaaatattgaaccTTATCCAGTCACCAAATGAAAACAAATAGTCAAAGGTTTTTTTAGCGAACATTTTAAACTgcacagcatttttttttgcagcaaaaATTCTTTTCTACCCTCAGTTATAGCTTCCTTATCTAATTCCACCCTTATTTCTAAGCACAACTATCTAAGCTTAATACACACCTGAAAACTGGCAAAACTAAACTGTTGTTTTATTTTAGTACATTTGTGGTTATATAACTTGAACAATACATGCTGCACTATGTAAAAATTTATCtggaaataatatttaggcaacttttttttgtcatccaacccaggggaaaaaataattttattagctaTTAATAGGGACGGGAAAATAatattatggttttatatttttgttaatttctttttaaaaattaaggatttcgatgttttgtggttttataaaaaaaagcccATACATGACTAGGTTACTCGCAAAAAAgcctttaaaacttaaatatttcccatcattaatttctgtagtcaattaaatttaaaaaattatctacagtattttttaataaaatacctttatGCATTAAGCATaaactacaataattattatCGACGATAACGATAACCTCTAAAAtgaacataataataataataatatacattaattaatattgtagaaCTCCTATATGAAACATATAACTGTTCTGCACTTCACTCATTGAGTCATTGACCATTAATTAAACAGCCATTGTTAAGATTTGCTCAAGCAAAACCATACAAAGGCTGAACTGCTCGATTTATACAGTGCTTAGCAACTGTAGTTTTGTCTCTATATCATTTAGTTTACAACACAGGATGTGTGCTGTTGCATAAGAAGAACCTTCAAGAAAAGTTATTAGCTCTTCAATTGGCTTGCAGTATTCTGAAACAAATTTAGCCTCAACTTTGATTTGTAGCAGTTCTGCAGAGCTCCTCTCCTTTAGCCAAGTAATACCGCTGTTGTCTTAGTCTGGTGAATTACCAGATGATGCAAAGAACTCAATGATGTCAAATAGCTGCAAATGTAAACTACTGAACGGAACCACGAATTCCACCTCGTTAAAACTGGCTCAGGTAACTCCTTTACTTTTCCACTGGACATTCCATAGTTTAAAGGGTACAAATATATTTACCTTCAAACTCTTTTTTAatgtcattttcaattttttcgcATAATTTGGGGATATATGTTCTACGAAGGGAACTAGCGGAAAGAATATCCCCACCTcccttaacatttttgtttatccaGTCACGGAATTTACTGTCGTCTAACTTTTCAAGTGGTATGTTCGCCGAAATAAATGATTCTGtggtttccaaaatgaaattttaaggcGTTTGTTGCTGGTACCGGGACTACCTAACCTTACTTTAATGTGAATTTGCCTTGCACATGTTTGACAACATTGTCACgtctttcataaataattttttatgaacgtAAACACGAATTTGACGTATCAATTTTATTCTGTGCAGTAAATAGTGGATTGATCACTAAATCGATGTATTGAAAAGTGTTACAAATGCGCAAATGTATGGTTAATATTCCAATATCCGTGTCTTTTGTAATCAAACGTTCCActgtgatttaaaaattttaattaattttatttcacttggGTATCTGTTTTTAAACATTCAATCTCCTTATTTACGTAATGTTTTTGGTAGTTTAGAACACGTTCTCACTGGAGCATTGGTAGCAACACAATTGTCAAGCAGTGTGGCTATATACTGAAGCCATCagccatgatggccgccgtatttacatttcaattgccgaaacaaaatattatttttatgttcttaGTATGCTCAATGTTGTATTATTTACTTAGCATAAATTATTGGCAAGTTTGCATACTTCGTTTGTAGGCTGacgtagtatttttttatttgttccctCGCGAAAAGATCTACCAAGGTAATGTACAAAACCAATTTTCGTAGTTTTTCGCGAGAAAGGccattttttgaattttgtttttgtttaccacAATATTCGCATAATTTCGCGAAAATTCGCGTAAAAATCATTACACCATTTTTTCCCGTCTCTAGCTATCAAGCACTGCCGGCAGCAGTTATAACACACAAGGGGGAAGGGGTAGGCGTGCGTCCAGATATTTTTTCTGTATCGCATCATAGGTGTTATGCCATTGTTGATTCCAGCAACATGTATTCGCTCACAAAGACATTCACTGTTGGCCTGGTGACATGGaatggaggaaaaaaaatgaagagACTTAGTCTCACCGCTGTAGAAAGGAAAGCATTACCAACACAACAAAACATTTCCCGAATTATCTATAAATCCACTGCTTCTTCACAGATAATTCCCAGACATCAAATCCTTGCCATTTGCTcggttttcacgtttgttgttaACACCCTGAATAACAATGCCACACCATAGTGACAACTGACAGCTAGCAATGAGGCCACagcactaaaatttaaaaatcaaacagATTCTGTTAACTTTGTAATACTTGAAGCAACAACTTACGAAACCACATCCATTGAGTACTGCCTCTATGATCCCTGCAGTGAACATGGCACAATTCAAGCTGCCCTTGTCTTTAGGAACAGAGATGAACTTGTTAACCAACGGCTCCTTCTCAATGATGTAGTACGTCCGCTCATCGTCGTTGGAGTGTTCCAGCTTGTCGGCCTCCCTCCCAAACAGGGCCTGCAACCAATCATCTCTCCTCACGTTTTCTACAGCAGTCTCCAAGAAAAAAGTAACAATGCACCAAGGCTGCACAAAAACAAAAATCCATAATTTCGCTAACAGAGCTTACATATTCAATGTTTGAAGAACAATTCTGATTACAGAACATCAACACTTGTCTCATAGTACGATGGGGATTATGAATAGGAAAGTTTCAAGGTGGCACTGTCAGAGAAAACTAAATCTTGCAAGTAAGAGGCTCATGAGTCATGacacatttttatataattttataattgcgATACAGTTCATGTTCAAAACCACAGCAACAACAAATTAATGATTTTGGTGCATTGTATAAAGTATAAAGggaataccaaatgtgaaaaGTGACCCgatagaaaacaggaaacactgtactgaaataatAACACAGTAGTAACTACACACTCTAAACGAACTAAAAATGCAATAATGCCATCTGGTAGCCAGAATCCACTTGAAAACATCTGAACACAAGCAACTCAGTTGGTGCCAGATTTAAGAAATTTCACTGTAAAATGGAACGTTTCAAAAGCAACCATTGAGATTATTGAGAGGAACAGTTTTTTCAGCCAGTTATTGTTTGTTATACTGCTTGAATATATCAAGATTCATTATACATTCTTTGCATTATCACCCACAGTAGTGCTTACATTATCATAAACATACTAGCCATATACTTAGTTCTACATTGGGTGAGGCCCGGTGGTTGGAGTCACATCACTCACCTTCTAGGCTTctgcaaatactttttttttttttaattgaatagaATTTGAATCACATACATCATTCAcgaatattaaatattgttttaaacaaattttaatatacaGTGGAATAAAAAAAGAAAGGAATATACATTGAAGCACAATAGAGGTGTAGAAAAAAACTAAGTCGTTACAATCAATTGTGACATGTTGAGCAAACAGTAGATTCAGTTGCCACAATATAGCCGCTCATGCGGCAGCTGCCTCATATCAGTTGATTTCTAATAACAACTGAAAATACATAAtgctatttaaaatttattaaaaaattaaagtctgAAATATGAatagtttttgtttaaaaaaaagcatttatttaatgggtaaagtaatttttatgaaataaaaaaccatattcaatcattaaactaaaatattgagCATTTCAAACACTTTAAATATGGGTATTTCTCCAAGTAATTGTAACTAGAAAaagcagcatttttttttataaatgtataattaTATCTTCTGAAATTTTGCAAATAATTATCTAATATTAACACCAAATTAAAGCAACCCACATAAAgttcataaaaattacaaatgtctgcTCTCGCACTGTGTTGATCCCATATTTATTGTTCATGAACTGCCACTTCGGCGGTTCATCTCGAAGTTTCCAATGATATTTGTTCGGTGCCCGAAACAAaatggtgcaacagaaaatgtgATTGAATCAAGATCAAACCAGTTTATAAAACGAGATCACGCTTGAACTCTAATAGTGCAACTGGCCATTACACACTTCTGTGTAGTACAATGGGATGCATCACATATTTTTATGAACCAAGTTAAGACTATTCTATTtcaattttaagttatatttaatgaCATCATTTAAAGCATTACAACCTTCCACAGAGTTGATTTTACGAAGAGAAGCATGTTGAGTAGCTTAATTTCACGTTTACAGTTCCTCTCTCGAACAAACAGCAAGTCAATGAACTTCATGCCAACTTCTTGCCCCATTTCAGCAAGTCTACAACAAtgttaaacaaacaaaacatgttttaattaaaactatgtatttgaGAACACAATATAAATGATTACTCCACACTTTTAATATACAAGCCTATATGTAAgagtacaataattatattaGGGTAGTAATACTAATCCTAGTACTGAAGGCTATGGCTTTTGGCTAAGACTGTTGTGCAATTAATTTGATTAGTTTAATTGTGCAGTAGTTTTCTTTATGTGAACATTTAATAAATGTGTCTTCATAGTTCATAGCTTGTGTATGTTTTACAAATAAACCCTAGAAATAACACTATAACTACACACATTTACTTTGTTACTTACATAACACAATGATTGAAAAAAACTTACAAACTAATCAAACT comes from Bacillus rossius redtenbacheri isolate Brsri chromosome 4 unlocalized genomic scaffold, Brsri_v3 Brsri_v3_scf4_2, whole genome shotgun sequence and encodes:
- the LOC134541909 gene encoding trafficking protein particle complex subunit 5, translated to MSMTISAVRPRTSILDKSFSRGRGEVSLSCYALLFSELVQYCQNRVSTVPDLQIKLAEMGQEVGMKFIDLLFVRERNCKREIKLLNMLLFVKSTLWKALFGREADKLEHSNDDERTYYIIEKEPLVNKFISVPKDKGSLNCAMFTAGIIEAVLNGCGFSAKVTAHWHKGTTYMVKFEDSVIARDKQLEDR